The DNA sequence AATATACCTTTTAATAGACCTTACTGTCCTATCAAAATTTAAAACTGCTTGATTTTTTGCTACTTCTCCAACTAAAAGTTCTCCGTTTTCATTAAATGAAACTATTGATGGAGTAGTTCTATTCCCTTGTGAATTTGGAATTATTTCTACTTCTCCGCCCTCTCTTAAATAGGCCATACACGAATTTGTAGTACCTAGGTCTATCCCCAAAATTTTACTCATAAATTACACCCCTTATATTAATCTTTTTATAAGTCAAACATTTTATTTTAAATCTATAAATATATTAAATAACAAAATAAGATACGCTTTATATGGTAAAGCATAAATATTTTTCTAAATTTTTGGCTTCTGAAAAATTTTGCCTTAAAAAATCACATATTTCAAAAAAACAGCGTAACTTATTTTCTGAATAATTATATACTTTTCTAGTAAATTAAAAGTTTATCTTAGATATTATTTCTTCTATTTCTCCCCTTGTTAAATCCGTTAATTTCATTATCATTTCCATATCCAATCCTAGTTTTATAGATTTTTTTATAACAGCTTCTAATGATTCTTTTTTCCCTTCCTCTAATCCTTTTTCTATTCCTTCTTCGATTCCTTGTTCGATTCCTTGTTCGATTCCTTGAGTTATATATTTTTCTCTTTCAGCTTGTACATCATAATGCACTGCCATCTCAAACATATTTTCCAACCTCCCCTCATAAATTTGCTCGATAACTTCTTCCCTTTCTTCTTTAGGAACATTTATCCTTATTAATAGCAAATTCATTGCTTCTACTACTTTTTCTAATTCTCTTTTACTTCCTATGTCTTTTTTCACATTTTTCCAATAACTTTTTTCTATATTACTCAGTTTTGATAACTCTTCTGGTTTTTTTATTTTATCTATTAATAATAGTGTTGATAACAAATCCTCATAAGTTTCTAATTTTTCAAAACTTATTTTGTTTAACTCTATTAATTCATATTCAAAATTCGGTACAAATCTTTTAAATTTTTCTTCATTTTTCACTTTTTCTTTAAATGCTTTTACTGATGTCCAATTTTTTATCCCATCATAAAAAATTATTGGATATATTGGTGGCAATAAAAAGCATTTATTTCTTGATACTTTTTTATTATCATCTATATATTTTCTCCAAAGTTTCACCATATATTCTAATATTCTAAAACTCATTAAATAATTTATATTTGATTGCTGTTCTAACAAAACAAATACAAATATCTCTTCTCCATTGCACTTAACTTTATAAATTATATCACTTTCTCTGTTAGTTTCTAATCCATCTGTAAATAATGATGGAATTAATTCAAGTTTACTTTCATCTATTTCTGATACCCAAGATTCTTTTATAAAATCTTTTAATAGCATCAAAAATAATTTTTTATCTGAAAATATCTTTTTAAACATATCGTCTCGTTTTACTTTATTTCT is a window from the Haliovirga abyssi genome containing:
- a CDS encoding Rpn family recombination-promoting nuclease/putative transposase, whose amino-acid sequence is MRNKVKRDDMFKKIFSDKKLFLMLLKDFIKESWVSEIDESKLELIPSLFTDGLETNRESDIIYKVKCNGEEIFVFVLLEQQSNINYLMSFRILEYMVKLWRKYIDDNKKVSRNKCFLLPPIYPIIFYDGIKNWTSVKAFKEKVKNEEKFKRFVPNFEYELIELNKISFEKLETYEDLLSTLLLIDKIKKPEELSKLSNIEKSYWKNVKKDIGSKRELEKVVEAMNLLLIRINVPKEEREEVIEQIYEGRLENMFEMAVHYDVQAEREKYITQGIEQGIEQGIEEGIEKGLEEGKKESLEAVIKKSIKLGLDMEMIMKLTDLTRGEIEEIISKINF